Proteins encoded in a region of the Thunnus thynnus chromosome 8, fThuThy2.1, whole genome shotgun sequence genome:
- the chst14 gene encoding carbohydrate sulfotransferase 14 yields the protein MLPRRQDSAMKRAAGGRSGSVINFRTTVNSGSGRRSSAVLPSVLTFLVIVASGGLLLMIEKGMLNSMETPPPRGDGKRLGFIRQAGKHSPAAADVEYQILQEIRNRTIRTMCSQKNMPHSIWTLSPLQRKTLLQHILVNDKYHFLYCYVPKVACSNWKRVLKVLSGALENVDVNIKMDHRSDLLFLSSLKPEEIRYRLKHYFKFMFVREPMERLLSAYRNKFGEIESYQKKYGVEIIKRYRKGHAKDTSLTGDDVTFAEFVRYLLDEDVERMNEHWMPVYNLCQPCAVSYDFIGSYEHLESDAEFVLQHIGAPPYVHFPERQTWYKPVTSETLHYYLCSLPQKLLRELLPKYILDFSLFTYPLPNTTTEYCRH from the exons ATGCTTCCTCGCAGGCAGGACTCCGCCATGAAAAGGGCCGCAGGAGGACGCAGCGGCTCGGTTATAAACTTCAGGACCACGGTGAACTCGGGCTCAGGCCGCCGCAGCTCCGCCGTGCTGCCGTCGGTGCTGACGTTCCTGGTCATCGTAGCCTCCGGAGGCCTGCTGCTCATGATAGAGAAAGGAATGCTGAACAGCATGGAGACGCCTCCACCCCGGGGTGACGGCAAGCGGCTGGGTTTCATCCGCCAGGCTGGGAAGCACAGTCCGGCTGCTGCGGACGTGGAGTACCAG ATCCTCCAAGAGATCCGTAACCGGACCATCAGGACCATGTGCAGCCAAAAGAACATGCCCCACAGCATTTGGACCCTGAGCCCCCTGCAGAGGAAGACGCTGCTGCAGCACATCCTGGTGAACGACAAATACCACTTCCTCTACTGCTACGTCCCCAAGGTGGCCTGCTCCAACTGGAAGAGGGTTCTGAAGGTCCTGAGCGGAGCCCTGGAGAACGTGGACGTCAACATCAAGATGGACCACCGTAGCGACCTGCTGTTTCTGTCCTCTCTGAAGCCCGAGGAGATCCGCTACCGCCTCAAGCACTACTTTAAGTTCATGTTTGTGCGCGAGCCCATGGAGCGCCTGCTTTCTGCGTACAGGAACAAGTTTGGAGAGATCGAGTCCTACCAGAAGAAGTATGGCGTGGAGATCATAAAACGGTACAGAAAGGGCCACGCCAAGGACACATCGCTTACTGGAGACGATGTGACGTTTGCTGAGTTTGTCCGTTACTTGCTGGACGAGGACGTGGAGCGTATGAATGAGCACTGGATGCCAGTGTACAACTTATGCCAACCATGTGCTGTGTCCTATGACTTTATTGGCTCCTATGAGCACCTTGAAAGTGACGCAGAATTTGTGCTCCAACACATCGGGGCACCTCCTTACGTTCACTTCCCAGAGAGGCAAACGTGGTACAAGCCGGTCACCTCAGAGACTTTACACTATTATCTATGCAGCTTACCACAGAAGCTACTGAGGGAACTCCTGCCCAAGTATATTTTAGACTTTTCCCTCTTCACTTATCCCCTCCCCAACACAACCACTGAATACTGCCggcattaa
- the cep135 gene encoding centrosomal protein of 135 kDa isoform X2, translating to MNSSAERKFVNVRKRLDQLGYRQPLGIESLPLVEKLFSDLVHTTESLRNAKLSAGKIEKESQNFDALLEPYRTENARLVRENNDLHLELLKLKEDKDRVTRELKTYIRKLDHESSDLKFLNNQYVHKVRCLEKDSKAKAERIQQLQEKNMQAVVQTPGGKKRSIPFRRQRMQIDDLIPPSSTSAYPVSQPDDPYIADLLQLADGRILELQEDIIKVNLDLENSQECIKHLNTQVEKRDKEIERLNRVLQGGRPHNVISLEAQNISNEKLIAHLNLQIEYLQETNRTLEQKVEGLQQKKKDASTEVANLSLKNLELCEELTHIDDLAKQLEMDKERVLETADMELQETKNEIQRQQKIIEDLEDVITTIRREQSESDFEKDRLRDQLVELKDQNEKMEGLVNFLEEEKIRLQDKMEKMMAADKTLVLELETMRAKHGVCGRERSPSRLDAFVKSLEEERDYYRQEAERYRRTRGAGSLDLSPSRSPGRGRSPVSKVIRGGVAESELVRLVKERDELKAALLDFEQHMEDIQNKVKALSAEKDQFKALFTQAQEDLKLCPSTDMSADVLELKEEIKRAEIQIQQMTIERDTLMERLKVSQTSALTDRQEEERRILDLEDAVKSLEREKLDLRSQVCLLKEGREAVEQELKVRSVALVQNVEETAQQRAESNALRLLQEQMEQSLSDTQHRLSVKMNELLAAHEQIDKLEERIGELSQQGSKHKEEVTVLQKSISALDREKDALQDEVDEKTEKLVVLQEELYKKEKTIEDVRLTVTNMDNSLAQLQGALNSREREITSLRRQLDASQEELAGLRRDKEITVRENRRLQDDLATMTRENQAVHVEMEEALHEKDELKLRVHSYISEVSRIEKLMATKEQENRDLLERFRMTHSEMEDREQKLQQAEGLNNSIRLELLSSDSERRHLRDTVGHQEREIQQALQAYEAQVSSLVRGMSRLEEELHKAQEEKANLLSDLASVRELCVKLDSGKELAARQLTSKSMDLERVTGELEDVQSEAELLKKQLASERLTVRNLETLLSTNRHKEFQTHLTASEKESELKVLRDRLTLADSKTAEHARDVSNLRGKVSQLQTEMDVLKRQLTTERFERERAVQEMRRQGLSFSSLRSSSPLSVSHSPHHISPERSILRSLDRSTDKSADKSVSFKD from the exons ATGAACAGCAGCGCAGAGAGGAAATTCGTCAATGTGAGGAAGCGTCTGGATCAGCTGGGCTACCGACAGCCACTGGGGATAGAGTCACTGCCACTAGTGGAGAAACTGTTCAG TGATCTGGTCCACACAACTGAAAGCCTGCGCAATGCCAAACTGTCAGCAGGGAAGATTGAGAAAGAAAGTCAAAACTTTGATgccctcttggagccatacagGACAGAGAATGCCCGGCTGGTCAGGGAGAACAACGATCTGCACCTTGAGCTTCTGAAGCTGAAGGAGGACAAGGACCGTGTCACCAGAG AGCTCAAGACCTACATCAGAAAACTGGACCATGAGTCATCTGACCTGAAGTTTTTAAACAATCAGTATGTGCACAAGGTTCGTTGCCTGGAGAAGGATAGCAAAGCTAAAGCTGAGCGCATCCAACAGCTGCAGGAGAAGAACATGCAGGCTGTGGTGCAGACACCAG GAGGAAAAAAGCGCAGTATTCCCTTCAGACGTCAGAGAATGCAGATTGATGATCTCATACCTCCTTCCTCTACATCGGCTTATCCTGTGTCCCAGCCTGATGATCCTTATATTGCTGACCTACTGCAGCTGGCAGACGGAAG GATTCTTGAGCTACAGGAAGATATCATAAAAGTGAATTTAGACCTGGAAAATTCTCAAGAATGTATAAAACACTTAAATACTCAG GTGGAGAAGAGGGACAAAGAGATTGAGCGTCTGAATCGTGTACTTCAAGGAGGACGACCTCATAATGTCATTTCCCTCGAGGCTCAGAACATCAGCAACGAGAAACTGATCGCTCATCTTAACCTTCAG ATTGAGTACCTACAGGAGACCAACAGGACTCTGGAGCAGAAGGTAGAGGGactgcagcagaagaagaaggatgCCTCCACCGAAGTGGCCAATCTGTCTTTAAAGAACCTGGAACTGTGTGAAGAGCTGACGCACATAGATGACCTTGCAAAGCAGCTGGAGATGGACAAGGAGCGGGTGCTGGAAACAGCTGACATGGAACTGCAAGAAACTAAG AACGAAATTCAAAGGCAGCAGAAAATCATTGAAGACCTGGAGGATGTTATTACAACAATAAGAcga gAGCAGTCTGAAAGTGACTTTGAAAAAGACCGTCTTAGAGACCAGCTGGTGGAGCTCAAAGACCAGAATGAGAAAATGGAGGGACTGGTGAATTTCCTAGAAGAAGAGAAAATCAGGCTGCAGGacaaaatggagaaaatgatGGCAGCTG ACAAAACCTTGGTGCTGGAGTTGGAGACCATGCGGGCTAAACATGGTGTTTGTGGAAGGGAACGCTCACCATCGCGTCTGGATGCATTCGTCAAGagtctggaggaggagagggattACTATCGCCAGGAGGCTGAACGCTACAGAAGAACCAGAGGGGCTGGCAGCCTGGACTTAAGCCCCAGTCGCAGTCCAGGCAGGGGCAGGAGTCCTGTGTCCAAAGTCATCAGG GGAGGTGTTGCAGAGTCAGAGCTGGTTCGTTTAGTGAAGGAAAGAGATGAGCTGAAGGCTGCTCTGTTGGACTTTGAGCAGCACATGGAGGACATCCAGAACAAAGTGAAGGCTCTCAGTGCTGAGAAAGACCAGTTCAAAGCCCTCTTTACACAG GCGCAAGAGGACTTAAAGCTTTGCCCTAGCACAGATATGTCAGCTGACGTCTTGGAACTGAAAGAGGAGATCAAACGGGCAGAAATCCAAATCCAGCAGATGACTATTGAAAGAGACACACTGATGGAGAGATTAAAG GTTTCTCAGACTTCAGctctcacagacagacaggaagaggaaaggaggattCTTGACCTGGAGGATGCCGTTAAGAGC TTGGAGCGGGAGAAACTGGACCTGCGGTCACAGGTGTGCCTGTTGAAGGAGGGCAGGGAGGCAGTGGAGCAGGAGCTGAAGGTTCGGTCTGTTGCGCTGGTTCAGAATGTAGAGGAGACGGCCCAGCAGAGGGCGGAGTCTAATGCTCtgag GTTGCTACAGGAGCAGATGGAGCAGTCACTGTCTGACACCCAGCACAGACTGTCTGTGAAGATGAATGAGCTGCTAGCTGCTCATGAGCAGATTGACAAACTAGAGGAGAGAATAG GGGAACTGAGTCAGCAGGGTTCCAAGCACAAAGAGGAAGTGACTGTTCTTCAGAAGTCTATCTCTGCCCTGGATAGAGAGAAAGATGCCCTGCAGGATGAGGTGgatgaaaagactgaaaagcTAGTTGTTCTCCAGGAGGAGCTATACAAGAAG GAAAAGACTATTGAAGATGTGAGACTCACAGTCACAAACATGGATAACTCACTAGC TCAGCTGCAGGGGGCGTTAAACAGCCGCGAGAGGGAGATAACCAGCCTGAGGAGGCAGCTGGACGCCTCTCAGGAAGAGCTGGCCGGACTCCGGAGAGACAAAGAAATCACAGTCAGAGAGAACAGGAGGCTGCAAGACGACCTGGCCACCATGACCAGAGAGAACCAA GCTGTACATGTGGAGATGGAAGAGGCTTTGCATGAGAAGGACGAGCTGAAGTTGAGGGTCCACTCTTACATCTCTGAAGTGTCCAGAATAGAGAAACTGATGGCCACAAAG GAGCAGGAGAACAGAGACTTGCTGGAGCGCTTCCGAATGACCCACTCTGAGATGGAGGATCGGGAGCAGAAGCTGCAGCAGGCTGAAGGCCTCAACAACTCAATCCGCCTGGAGCTGCTCTCTTCTGACTCCGAACGCAGGCACCTCCGTGATACTGTCGGCCACCAGGAGAGAGAGATCCAGCAG GCCCTGCAGGCTTATGAGGCCCAAGTTTCATCTCTGGTTCGTGGGATGTCCCGACTAGAGGAGGAGCTACACAAAGCACAGGAGGAGAAGGCCAACCTGCTCTCTGATCTGGCTTCTGTCAGGGAGCTCTGCGTCAAATTGGACTCTGGCAAGGAACTCGCTGCACGCCAGCTCACCTCCAAGAGCATGGATCTAGAGAGG GTCACAGGAGAACTGGAAGACGTTCAGTCAGAGGCAGAGCTACTGAAGAAACAACTGGCCAGTGAGAGGTTGACTGTCCGGAACCTCGAGACGTTACTCTCCACCAATCGCCACAAGGAGTTCCAAACCCACCTGACAGCCAGCGAGAAAGAGTCGGAGCTGAAGGTCCTACGTGACAGGCTCACCCTGGCTGACAGCAAAAC TGCGGAGCATGCAAGGGATGTGTCCAACCTCCGTGGCAAAGTGtcacagctgcagacagagatGGATGTTCTGAAAAGACAGTTGACCACTGAGCGCTTTGAACG TGAAAGGGCAGTTCAGGAGATGCGCAGACAAGGTTTGTCATTCTCATCCCTGCGGAGCTCGTCACCCCTCAGTGTCTCTCACAGTCCTCATCACATCTCCCCTGAACGCTCCATCCTCCGATCTCTTGACCGCTCCACTGACAAGTCAGCAGACAA AAGTGTGAGCTTCAAGGATTAA
- the cep135 gene encoding centrosomal protein of 135 kDa isoform X1, translating into MNSSAERKFVNVRKRLDQLGYRQPLGIESLPLVEKLFSDLVHTTESLRNAKLSAGKIEKESQNFDALLEPYRTENARLVRENNDLHLELLKLKEDKDRVTRELKTYIRKLDHESSDLKFLNNQYVHKVRCLEKDSKAKAERIQQLQEKNMQAVVQTPGGKKRSIPFRRQRMQIDDLIPPSSTSAYPVSQPDDPYIADLLQLADGRILELQEDIIKVNLDLENSQECIKHLNTQVEKRDKEIERLNRVLQGGRPHNVISLEAQNISNEKLIAHLNLQIEYLQETNRTLEQKVEGLQQKKKDASTEVANLSLKNLELCEELTHIDDLAKQLEMDKERVLETADMELQETKNEIQRQQKIIEDLEDVITTIRREQSESDFEKDRLRDQLVELKDQNEKMEGLVNFLEEEKIRLQDKMEKMMAADKTLVLELETMRAKHGVCGRERSPSRLDAFVKSLEEERDYYRQEAERYRRTRGAGSLDLSPSRSPGRGRSPVSKVIRGGVAESELVRLVKERDELKAALLDFEQHMEDIQNKVKALSAEKDQFKALFTQAQEDLKLCPSTDMSADVLELKEEIKRAEIQIQQMTIERDTLMERLKVSQTSALTDRQEEERRILDLEDAVKSLEREKLDLRSQVCLLKEGREAVEQELKVRSVALVQNVEETAQQRAESNALRLLQEQMEQSLSDTQHRLSVKMNELLAAHEQIDKLEERIGELSQQGSKHKEEVTVLQKSISALDREKDALQDEVDEKTEKLVVLQEELYKKEKTIEDVRLTVTNMDNSLAQLQGALNSREREITSLRRQLDASQEELAGLRRDKEITVRENRRLQDDLATMTRENQAVHVEMEEALHEKDELKLRVHSYISEVSRIEKLMATKEQENRDLLERFRMTHSEMEDREQKLQQAEGLNNSIRLELLSSDSERRHLRDTVGHQEREIQQHMQALQAYEAQVSSLVRGMSRLEEELHKAQEEKANLLSDLASVRELCVKLDSGKELAARQLTSKSMDLERVTGELEDVQSEAELLKKQLASERLTVRNLETLLSTNRHKEFQTHLTASEKESELKVLRDRLTLADSKTAEHARDVSNLRGKVSQLQTEMDVLKRQLTTERFERERAVQEMRRQGLSFSSLRSSSPLSVSHSPHHISPERSILRSLDRSTDKSADKSVSFKD; encoded by the exons ATGAACAGCAGCGCAGAGAGGAAATTCGTCAATGTGAGGAAGCGTCTGGATCAGCTGGGCTACCGACAGCCACTGGGGATAGAGTCACTGCCACTAGTGGAGAAACTGTTCAG TGATCTGGTCCACACAACTGAAAGCCTGCGCAATGCCAAACTGTCAGCAGGGAAGATTGAGAAAGAAAGTCAAAACTTTGATgccctcttggagccatacagGACAGAGAATGCCCGGCTGGTCAGGGAGAACAACGATCTGCACCTTGAGCTTCTGAAGCTGAAGGAGGACAAGGACCGTGTCACCAGAG AGCTCAAGACCTACATCAGAAAACTGGACCATGAGTCATCTGACCTGAAGTTTTTAAACAATCAGTATGTGCACAAGGTTCGTTGCCTGGAGAAGGATAGCAAAGCTAAAGCTGAGCGCATCCAACAGCTGCAGGAGAAGAACATGCAGGCTGTGGTGCAGACACCAG GAGGAAAAAAGCGCAGTATTCCCTTCAGACGTCAGAGAATGCAGATTGATGATCTCATACCTCCTTCCTCTACATCGGCTTATCCTGTGTCCCAGCCTGATGATCCTTATATTGCTGACCTACTGCAGCTGGCAGACGGAAG GATTCTTGAGCTACAGGAAGATATCATAAAAGTGAATTTAGACCTGGAAAATTCTCAAGAATGTATAAAACACTTAAATACTCAG GTGGAGAAGAGGGACAAAGAGATTGAGCGTCTGAATCGTGTACTTCAAGGAGGACGACCTCATAATGTCATTTCCCTCGAGGCTCAGAACATCAGCAACGAGAAACTGATCGCTCATCTTAACCTTCAG ATTGAGTACCTACAGGAGACCAACAGGACTCTGGAGCAGAAGGTAGAGGGactgcagcagaagaagaaggatgCCTCCACCGAAGTGGCCAATCTGTCTTTAAAGAACCTGGAACTGTGTGAAGAGCTGACGCACATAGATGACCTTGCAAAGCAGCTGGAGATGGACAAGGAGCGGGTGCTGGAAACAGCTGACATGGAACTGCAAGAAACTAAG AACGAAATTCAAAGGCAGCAGAAAATCATTGAAGACCTGGAGGATGTTATTACAACAATAAGAcga gAGCAGTCTGAAAGTGACTTTGAAAAAGACCGTCTTAGAGACCAGCTGGTGGAGCTCAAAGACCAGAATGAGAAAATGGAGGGACTGGTGAATTTCCTAGAAGAAGAGAAAATCAGGCTGCAGGacaaaatggagaaaatgatGGCAGCTG ACAAAACCTTGGTGCTGGAGTTGGAGACCATGCGGGCTAAACATGGTGTTTGTGGAAGGGAACGCTCACCATCGCGTCTGGATGCATTCGTCAAGagtctggaggaggagagggattACTATCGCCAGGAGGCTGAACGCTACAGAAGAACCAGAGGGGCTGGCAGCCTGGACTTAAGCCCCAGTCGCAGTCCAGGCAGGGGCAGGAGTCCTGTGTCCAAAGTCATCAGG GGAGGTGTTGCAGAGTCAGAGCTGGTTCGTTTAGTGAAGGAAAGAGATGAGCTGAAGGCTGCTCTGTTGGACTTTGAGCAGCACATGGAGGACATCCAGAACAAAGTGAAGGCTCTCAGTGCTGAGAAAGACCAGTTCAAAGCCCTCTTTACACAG GCGCAAGAGGACTTAAAGCTTTGCCCTAGCACAGATATGTCAGCTGACGTCTTGGAACTGAAAGAGGAGATCAAACGGGCAGAAATCCAAATCCAGCAGATGACTATTGAAAGAGACACACTGATGGAGAGATTAAAG GTTTCTCAGACTTCAGctctcacagacagacaggaagaggaaaggaggattCTTGACCTGGAGGATGCCGTTAAGAGC TTGGAGCGGGAGAAACTGGACCTGCGGTCACAGGTGTGCCTGTTGAAGGAGGGCAGGGAGGCAGTGGAGCAGGAGCTGAAGGTTCGGTCTGTTGCGCTGGTTCAGAATGTAGAGGAGACGGCCCAGCAGAGGGCGGAGTCTAATGCTCtgag GTTGCTACAGGAGCAGATGGAGCAGTCACTGTCTGACACCCAGCACAGACTGTCTGTGAAGATGAATGAGCTGCTAGCTGCTCATGAGCAGATTGACAAACTAGAGGAGAGAATAG GGGAACTGAGTCAGCAGGGTTCCAAGCACAAAGAGGAAGTGACTGTTCTTCAGAAGTCTATCTCTGCCCTGGATAGAGAGAAAGATGCCCTGCAGGATGAGGTGgatgaaaagactgaaaagcTAGTTGTTCTCCAGGAGGAGCTATACAAGAAG GAAAAGACTATTGAAGATGTGAGACTCACAGTCACAAACATGGATAACTCACTAGC TCAGCTGCAGGGGGCGTTAAACAGCCGCGAGAGGGAGATAACCAGCCTGAGGAGGCAGCTGGACGCCTCTCAGGAAGAGCTGGCCGGACTCCGGAGAGACAAAGAAATCACAGTCAGAGAGAACAGGAGGCTGCAAGACGACCTGGCCACCATGACCAGAGAGAACCAA GCTGTACATGTGGAGATGGAAGAGGCTTTGCATGAGAAGGACGAGCTGAAGTTGAGGGTCCACTCTTACATCTCTGAAGTGTCCAGAATAGAGAAACTGATGGCCACAAAG GAGCAGGAGAACAGAGACTTGCTGGAGCGCTTCCGAATGACCCACTCTGAGATGGAGGATCGGGAGCAGAAGCTGCAGCAGGCTGAAGGCCTCAACAACTCAATCCGCCTGGAGCTGCTCTCTTCTGACTCCGAACGCAGGCACCTCCGTGATACTGTCGGCCACCAGGAGAGAGAGATCCAGCAG CATATGCAGGCCCTGCAGGCTTATGAGGCCCAAGTTTCATCTCTGGTTCGTGGGATGTCCCGACTAGAGGAGGAGCTACACAAAGCACAGGAGGAGAAGGCCAACCTGCTCTCTGATCTGGCTTCTGTCAGGGAGCTCTGCGTCAAATTGGACTCTGGCAAGGAACTCGCTGCACGCCAGCTCACCTCCAAGAGCATGGATCTAGAGAGG GTCACAGGAGAACTGGAAGACGTTCAGTCAGAGGCAGAGCTACTGAAGAAACAACTGGCCAGTGAGAGGTTGACTGTCCGGAACCTCGAGACGTTACTCTCCACCAATCGCCACAAGGAGTTCCAAACCCACCTGACAGCCAGCGAGAAAGAGTCGGAGCTGAAGGTCCTACGTGACAGGCTCACCCTGGCTGACAGCAAAAC TGCGGAGCATGCAAGGGATGTGTCCAACCTCCGTGGCAAAGTGtcacagctgcagacagagatGGATGTTCTGAAAAGACAGTTGACCACTGAGCGCTTTGAACG TGAAAGGGCAGTTCAGGAGATGCGCAGACAAGGTTTGTCATTCTCATCCCTGCGGAGCTCGTCACCCCTCAGTGTCTCTCACAGTCCTCATCACATCTCCCCTGAACGCTCCATCCTCCGATCTCTTGACCGCTCCACTGACAAGTCAGCAGACAA AAGTGTGAGCTTCAAGGATTAA